The Lolium rigidum isolate FL_2022 chromosome 1, APGP_CSIRO_Lrig_0.1, whole genome shotgun sequence region ATATGTGCAAAAGGAAAATAATTTTGGTGCTCCAAAATAGCTTTTTATGAGATatatttttatcttttttatagGCCACATAAAAAAAATCGCAAAGCTCTATGTACGGACATAGATTATCCGGATGTACACCTGTAAATTTCTTGCGGatattttgaacattttcaaatgcattttaaaatattttattcaTATAGGCGCATCTAGTCTAACCAAAACACCATGTCCAGAATCCTCGAGTGTATTCGTTTGCGATGGAAGAAGGTTGCGCTATTCGCTCTCTCATGGGACGCGTTCACCATATAGCCATACAGGTATAGGCGGTCCTATGCATGGGTTCTTGTGGCACCGAAGGGTGACACCGCACGCAACATGTCGTGGGCCGGACCATCATCACACCTATGCTCTTTTTCGGTCGTCTTCGTCCTTTCCTTTTCTCTATGTTGGAGACAACGCCACTagaatcctcctcctcgtcaacgCACCCATCCGCCGCTAGCCTAACCGCCATCGGTGCCGCTATACCTCGCTACCCTACCTTGCCCTCGCGTGCCACAACCACCGTTCCCCATCCCTCTAAACCACCCTTCTTCGACACCGGGGAGACCGCCaccctaacccctaaccctaagtcTAGCCGTCCACCTTCACTCATGCACCCCCAAACCTAAGTAGTAGAGCTCGGCTGCCACCTCGATCGACCCTCGATGGCTCCTTCTCCCACCTGCATGCGGGCGGGAGCAGAGCACGGACGCGGGCTTCCCCTCATCCACGCGCATCGGCCTTGTTGGTGGGTCGGCCTAGGTAAGCCTTCTTCTCCCTATTTTATCTTTTTTCaattatttgtttttattttttatttcaaaaaataGGCTTTTAATCAAAAAATAAGTTGTTTGAACTAAATCAAATTTTAGCTTGTTCAaagtaaaaaaatgttcaaaataaaaaaaatcatcaaaaaatgttcaaatttagaaaatattgaaAGTATAAAATGTTGAATTTTGAAAAATAGTCAAAGttaaaaaatattttaatttgaaaaatattcaaagttAACAATTAttcgtatttttaaaatttttaaagttaaaaatactccctccgacccgaaTTACTGTTCGGGCGAGTGTTATAAGTTATTTTTACAATAACCCCCTCGTGAATTCAAAATAATTTGCAATCAGGTCCAAATCAGGACTCGTCTTCTTCCAGGAGGAGGCCGATGGCGCGGCGCTGCCGTCCGCAGCTCCCCGGCGAGAGGGAGTTCGGGGCGGATCCGCTCGGTGTCGGGAGGCTCCCACGGAGGGCCCGCCGGCCGGTCGCTTCTCCTTTCCCTGCGCAGGAAGGCCTCGTGGGCGACCTCACCGAGTTCCTCTTCCTCGACACCGACTGCGCCGTCGAGGTCGTCCGGCGGCCGTCGAGGTCGTCCGGCGGCCGTCGAGGTTCGGCCTCCTCTTCCTCGAGACCcactccgccgccgctgcgccgccTTCGTCCGCGCTCGCGGCTGTCCCATCCGTGCCCCTCGCGTCGTGGACGGGGGACGCGCAGGAGCAGCTCGcaacggctgctgccgccggtcgaattcgtgctgctgctgctacatTCTGCAACCAACCCGCCGGGGACGGGGCCCTGCCGGTAAGAACCTTGTACTCTGCAAAAATGACACCACCTGTTTTTCTTTCATTGCTGCAAAATTACTAGCGCTAGGCATTAACAGATCCAAGATGCAACATGGACATGGTATGCATACCAGCTGGACATGGCCGTGAGTAAAATATTCTCAGCTGGAGCTGTTCAGAGAGATACTTCTTACAAATTCGAAGCCCATTTCACAAAACCAAATAACAAGGCTCTATCAAATGAAACACCAGGACCAGCATAATATTGGTGGTTATTAGCGTTCCATATGTTTTAGACCAGCAGAAAAGATGTTGGAAGTAAAGAGCACATGAACAAACAAGGAGTAGTGTTATTACCTAGTTCTTGACAGCCTTGGCCATCTTGCGGAACTCCTGGTTCTTCAGGAAAAACCCTGTGAGCGATACAGAGAAAACAGAATCCTCACCTGTACAACGCGTATGGACTTGAAAATCATAATATCAACAACTTGACATGCAGAGGAATAGAGGATTGCACAAAAACCGTATGTCGGAGACCAGCATTGCTCACCAGCATGGTAGGGGTCGATGACAGGCGTGGACAAGCTCTGTCTGCTCAAGGGCGAGCTGGCAGGTTGGGTCATGGGGTCCTGGCTGCTATCATCCTTGCCACTCTTCCTGTAGCAGAACTTGATCACCTGTGGCCTCTGCAAAAGGTTATGCAGTCTGAGAACAGGCGACACAGATGTCCTGAAGAAATGACAGAGTACTTACCATTACCAAAGCCATCCTTGTTCTTTTTGACAAATTTCAACATAAACTCATCCGTCGGAAGGTTCTCATCGCTGAAGTAGTACTCCACCTGCAAATTCGAAACAGTTTACTTTCAGATAATCACACCATTCAGAATATGTAGTCATTTCCTTTCGCCTAAATCACCAAGATAAAAACAAAGAAGTTAGGAACTGGGTAGTACAACAAGATGGTACATAGCAATACAAAGAGCGTTGTGAAGCTTTTGATTTTACAACTGTGAATGTATCCTACTGATAACAATTAGGAGTGGACATTGTAGAATTCCCATTCCAGGAGCCAAGCCATGCAGCGAGCACCCATTCCTTCCTGGCACGTATCATCCAAGGAGAGGCCGACTTAATAACCTGTAGATGTGGATTGTACTCAGTACTTTGTCAGTTTTTAATCAACTTACTGAAACAATTAAACAATCAACTGGAACCCAGCAATGTACGGGAGTATGAAACATTTATTGGTAGTTACCTGTATTTCATCAAAGCAAGTAGGGAACAAATGTGTTATCTCTAACTTCTAGCTACAGAAACTTTATGGTTGTAATGACTCTGGTCTATCTTTTCTGCAGCTCGCCCAATCCACAATAGGAGAAAATGGTCCTCCTCTTTGATATCAATTTAACTCCTCCACAAGAACAGGATGGTGCAGGGAGGGATCTGGATCTTGACTTCAGTCCGCATACTCTAGAACATGCTGCTCAGCTAGAACATGTTCCAGaagaagaacaccaagaacaagaACATGCTGCGGAGGCAGACCAGATtctagaagaagaacaagaacatggTGTGCAGAGGCACCATAAAGATATGCCGGAGAGTTATAAATTTGCTGCATATATTGCACTGAAAGCTCTAGGCAATGATAGACCCGTGGTGAAGGCAGATAAAGAAATTGTCGCTCAACTTTTGGGAATAAGTCTTAGATCTGTTGAGAAGACATGGAAGAAGGCCATAGATCAAGAGGGCAGAAATGAAGTGCTTGATTTCTCAAACAAGCGGAAGGGAAGATGCGGAAGAAAGAGGAGAGAGCTTAATCTCGACGAAAGGGTGCCTAAAGTTCCACTAAACAAAAGGGGTACATTGAGGGCGCTAGCAAGGTCCCTTGATGTCCCTTTCTCGACACTAcaaagaaggttggcatggggcgATTTAAGGCGCCATACTAATAGTCTGAAGCCATATCTATCTTTGGAGAACAGACTCAGAAGACTACTATATTGCATCTCAATGATAGATGAACCATCAATAACAGATGCAAAGCTTATCTTCAAAATGATGGGGAACATAATGCATATGGATGAAAAATGGTTTGATATGACAAAGCGTAATCGAACATATTACCTAACTCCAGAAGAACCGGATCCAGTTCGCACTATCCATAACCATAACAACATCGGTAAGGTGATGTTCCTAACTCTGGTTGCAAGACCAAGATTTGATGCACAAGTTAATATGACATTTGACGGGAAGGTCGGAATTTGGGCTTTTGTCATAGAGGATGTGGCCAAGTACAACTCAAAGTATCAGACAAAAGGCGATTTGAAGCTAAAGAATCTCAATGTTACTAGAGACGTGATGCGGGAATACCTCTATGAGAAGGTAATTCCAGCCATTGTTGAAGTATGGCCCGACGATGGAGACGTGGGAACCATATGGATACAACAAGACAATGCAAGAACACATGTTCCGCCTGATGATCCTATTTTTCAAGCCGCCGTAAAAGCTTCAGGATTGGATATTAGGTTGACTTTTCAACCTCCTAACTCCCCGGATGTGAATGTTCTGGAtctctgcttcttcagttcaatccaATCCTTGGCATTTGAGAGTGCACCTGACACTCTCAAAGAACTGATAGAATCAGTAGAACAAGCTTACGATGCATATGACGTGAATACACTTGCCAAAGTATGTCACCTTGCAGTCTGTTCTTGTGCAGATTATGAAAAACCAGGGTGGAAATACATACAAGATAATTCACATGGGCAAGGACAAACTGATAAAGGAGGGAAACTTGCCTGACACACTAGAGGTTGATAGCGAATTATATGAAGAAACCTTAAAGTTGATAGAGGAATATGGGAAGCAactaaaggaggaagaggagaaaaaGAAAACATCAAAGAGAAAAGGAAGATTCCAATTACTTGTGGACGATGACACTATTATCGCAGCAAAAGAATATAGCACATGGTTGAAGGATCCATCAAGCATTATCCGTCCATGGCGTCGAGTCAAGACTGTATGTCAATGTCCTATTGCTTGTAATTATCTGTATTAACTGATGCATCTTACTCACAGAATTTTATGTCTACTATTTACAGAAACTTGACCTCATCCGGGAAACACAAATAGGCGAATTTGAAGCTGCAATACAACCAAGAATAGAAGAAGAGAAGCCTAATcaggagaagaggaagggaaaACAACCAATAATAGAAAAAGAGAAGCctaaggagaagaagaggagaagaggaggagcagaggatCAAGAGGAGTAAATTATAAGCATGGTATATTGCAAACAGTTGTAAATTATTAACATGGCAAACAGTTGTAAATTATTAACATGGCATACTGCAAACAGTTGTAAATTATAAACATGGCATACTGCAAACAGTTGTAAATTTATCAGAAACACTTATTGCATCAGCTCTCCCAGCTTTGCTTAGTGGTCTGTCATGATCTGAAAATAAGGACAAGCAAAAGGCCAGAGACCACAAAGAAGAACTCTAAGTTTCTTGAAGCAATACAGCTGCATCAGAGTAAGGCAATACACCTTTTGTTCACATTGTACCTTACTTAATGCTCTTCATACTCGATTCTTCATTTCAAGTACAATTGATGTTGAGTAAGTCCAAATAGTTCGTGCATTTCTACAGCTAGGAGGCAGCATGTAACAGGAATAAATGCAAGCACTTGGCGGGCGCTTGGATGCTGACCTTATTTACTCCAAATGGATACATAGCAGATGGCAATTACTAAACAGAAATCTTATTTACTCCAAATGGATACAATATATAAACATGAAGTTACAGATGCACAACATGTGATTTCATCTACTTAACAAGTAAACAGTATCTTTATAACAAGATAATAACCAGTGGAAGCAGCCAATGTGCCATACACAAAAAGTACCAGCATCAGATTAACTTACTTCATGCCAAGATCAATGTGCTCCTGGATACCGAACCCAAAGCATCCCGTGTCACTGAAGTTCCTCCTGAGCAGCTCGTACTCCTTCACCTTCAGGCCACTATCCAGCAGCTGCATCGCCTTCTCGCCCCTGATCGTCACGTAGCACGCAATCTTCTCATTACGCCGGATGCCGAAAGACCTCACAGTGTACCTCGCTGCAagcctgcaacaacgcaataccatcGCTGTCAGGCACCACCAACATAGACCATACTGGAACTGGACATGGCCAAACAGAATAGGCTGGCTCTAAGAAACTGACCCTTGGAGAACACCGGCGACTGTCCGCTCAGCTGCTCCAGCACCTACCAACAAATGAAAATAGAGCAGTTACGCCAATGTTTTACAGGTAAGGTCCATTTTTCCAACACAACATATTCAGAGAAATCAAGTTCAATGTTTGGTGCAACTCAGATTTTATGTTTTGGACTGAAATATCGTGTAGGGGAAGGACATATGGTGCCACTCAGATTACACAAGTTAAGGCCAACCTACAACTATCAGAAGTGGAGCAGACAAGACTGACAACACCCAATCAATAGTTGTTACATGGTAGCATCATATCCTAATAGCACACTACAACAGAGGCAATCCACCACAGATAGAATAGGTCAGTGCCGAGCACTGGCTAGATCATCGTTGGCATACGATTTATCAAACTAAATCTCTAGACTGCTGTACAAAGAAAGCTGAAATAGTAGAACCGATGATTTCATTCAACGCGGGGTCTATAATTCGAAGGGCTGATTCCCAATTACAGCAGAGAGTACTACAACCCCTCCGCCGCAAAGAGGTGAATCTGGTTCCAGAGAGACTGCGAGGGGATTGGGGAGTACTAGTAGAGGTgcgcggaggagggggaggggccgGGTGGCTTACAGATGTGATGTACTCCTTGCCGGAGACGGTGTGGAGGAGCTCGAAGTCGATGAGGCCGCGCTCCTGCAGCTTCTGCACCAGCTCCACCACGTTCCGCTCCGACAGGCGCACGCTCGAGCGCGCGCTCTGCGCCGCCTCCAGCTGCCGCTGCAGCTCCAGGAGCTCCGCGTCCATCGCCCCTCCCTGCGTCTTCGCTTGCCGGCCTGGCGCGGTGCGATGTCGCCGGAGACGGGGAGGAGGGGACGGCGTGCCACCAGAGTCGGGAAAGTGATGCGCTTGGGGGGGAAAGGGATCCCTTTCATCTTTGATCTCCCTTCTCGTGAGGTTTCGATTGGAAGAAACGCGGGAGACGAGGAGGAAGCAACGCGGGAGACGAGGAGGAAGCAACGCGGCCGGCGAGGGAAGGTCGGAGCAGGCGGCGCGGGCGAGAAAGTGGTGGCCGGCGGGGGAGCGGCGGGGGAGTGTGAGGGAGAGAGACGACGCTTAACTCGGTTGTTTGTCGGGAAATACATAAGTGGCGTTTTGCAAAAGTAACATCACGCCCATTAattcgggacggagggagtacttgaaattgttcaaatttgaaaaacctacaaAGTCAAAAAATTGTTTAAAATGGGCCGCTGCTCAACTACTGCTAACGTGCGAGCGTGCGTTAATACCCCACGCTGCTGGGCGATAAATAGGTTTTCACTTTGCGTACGGCTATTGCACATTGTCGTGACGCCCATTTCAATTGGGCCGGACCATGCTGACCAGTCTTCGTGATCCGCTCAGCCCACCTCAGAGAGGCGTGGCGGCACGGCTCTGCTACCATCATATGATCAGAGACGCACGCACGCACAACCAAAAcgccgctccccgccgccgcgaccgccaatGGAGACGGCCGCCGTGCCCGTGTCCAGATCGGCCTGCCGCGCCACGCTCCCCTCCTCCTTGGCGCCCCGCCAGAGCCGCGTCGCGCTCCCCCGCCGGGCCGCGCCGATGCAGCGCCTCGTCACGCGCCGATCGGCTGCTGCCGACGACAATGCGGCAGCGGAGGAGCGCCCTATCGAGAAAAGTTCGTTTGTCCTCCTCCACTTCGTTCGCCCCTTCCCTTTGTGCCCCGCCTGCAACCTTCTTCCGCCGTTGCTTGCTCAGattgaaattgagaacatgttGTCCTGATTCCTGGCTGCTCGATCGTGTGCTTGCAGAGTTCACTGCCTTCCCGGCCGTCATGGACATCAACAAGATCCAGGAGATCCTGCCCCACAGGTGAATGGCCAACTTGCTGCTCACACCACCGTTTTATGATGCTGTTGGAGTCTTGCTTGCAGCGTATGTTTCGTTGTTAATGCGCTCAATTCAAGTCGCTTGCAAGATGCCAGCATTGCGTTTATGCGGTCCACAGGGCCGCTACTTGAGCTAATATGAGTATTCCTCGGAACTTAACCTGGGTGAGAGGCGTGCATAGCATGATCACAATGCAATTCTTGACAAGGGATTCAGTTTGTGTTGTTATGGGTGTCAGCGACGCATTGTAAGGAACTAATTTAATATCAAGTTAGGACCAATGCGCGCACCATGGATCTTTTCAGATGTTGATCCGCTGCATTGTAGAGCTGTTATTATTGATATCTCCCCTGCCATCACAAAAGATAAAAAATTTAGACATTCTCATGGTGTCATGGTCTCCCAAAACAACATTGAGTTgtaattcatttttttttgtgAACTGAGTTGTAATTCATTTTAATGGCTAATGAAATTATATTATTATCAGCACTAGTTTCAAGACTAATCTTTTCTAAGGTTGATCTATATGCCTATCAAGTTACAGTTGGCAAAGGCAAAATTATCATAGTGTGACTCCATGTCTTGGACATCACCTTTTTTATTCAATGTAGCGCGATTTTGTTTTTGGCGATTTCACAGTATATGTGCAAGGTAAAAGCATTATATGGTTGTCATGATGTGGCTTGCTACCTGAGAGGGAAAATGCTCCATGAGTATGCAGTTGTTTGTTCTTCTAACTTACTATGAATTTTGATCTGCATGTTAGGTTCCCATTCCTATTCGTAGATAAAGTGATCGAGTACAAGGCGGGAGAGTACGCTGTTGCGATCAAGAATGTAACAATAAACGACAACTTTTTCTGTGGGCATTTCCCAGGCCGACCCATAATGCCTGGTGTTCTCATGGTTGAGGTACACTCTGAGTCTCTGTAAAGCTGAATTCTCCTGTCCCTGCAGAATGTAATAATATTGTCTAATCTCTGGATTTACTATTTCTGAAGGGGTAAATTAAATTGTCTTTACATCACGCATTTCAGTGTGTAGGTAGAGATCCGTATCTAGAGAAAAACAAGTCACTTATTTCCGAACAGAGGTTGTATTTGTTTAATGTATAACCCTACAACTAATGTAGTATGCAACTAGCTTATTCAATGTTAATTTACTTCTTACTGTCCAAGTATAGCATGGTGTATCTTCATAATTTATTTTTTTGTATCTATCCAGATGACTAATCCCAGTTCAACAGTTTTCTTAATGTATGTTTTGCAAATGTTCAGACGTGTATACTTTATTGAAGTAAGTGAGGAAACTGCCGTTTTGTAATCATTTTACTGCATACAATGGTTAGAGAAGTGCATACAATGGTTTGTGTGCTACTCAATTTATAATAACATTTATTTTAACTGAATAATATTTTGCATTCCGATCTGAACCAATACATGTTGATATGTACAGTTGTCTCAATAGTATAGTGTTGGATTCTGCTGTGGCTATATCTTCAATAGCTAACTCTAAAAATTATTATTGCTGTTCTAGAATCAAAATGTTTCTTAATTTCCCTCATATGGGAGACTTCTACCGTTATATACAGGCTATGGCGCAGGTTGGAGGGATTGTGATGTTGCAACCTGAAGTTGGTGGATCATCACAAAACAATTTCTATTTCGCAGCGATAGACAAAGTGAGGTTCCGCAAGCCAGTACTTCCTGGGGATACTTTGGTCATGAGAATGACGCTAGCTAATCCTCAGAAGAGATTTGGGTTTGCGAAGATGGAAGGGAAAGCTTACGTGGATGGTAACATAGTATGTGAGGGGGAATTCGTCCTTAAGAGCGCGGCAGGTCAACACAAAGAGACCTAGCAGTGTTGTGGGAATTGAGTCTTGATTAGGATCATGCCAGCTCCATTTGTTTCGAGAATCGAGTCATGAACTGAACTTGCAGCATGTGAGGCGGCGATCTGTTACATTAGGTTAGTCGTGTAATGAACCACATTTTGTAGTTTGGCCTTTTTTTTCGAGGTAGGTAGTTTGGCCTTTTGGGGCTGAGGCAAAGCTGTGTTGCTGCTGTAATACAAGGTTACATACAATCTCTTCTATAGTTGTTTGGTGGAATAAGCTGTTTTTGTTCCATTCTTCTCGGCGATTTTCAC contains the following coding sequences:
- the LOC124661719 gene encoding 3-hydroxyacyl-[acyl-carrier-protein] dehydratase FabZ-like, with translation METAAVPVSRSACRATLPSSLAPRQSRVALPRRAAPMQRLVTRRSAAADDNAAAEERPIEKKFTAFPAVMDINKIQEILPHRFPFLFVDKVIEYKAGEYAVAIKNVTINDNFFCGHFPGRPIMPGVLMVEAMAQVGGIVMLQPEVGGSSQNNFYFAAIDKVRFRKPVLPGDTLVMRMTLANPQKRFGFAKMEGKAYVDGNIVCEGEFVLKSAAGQHKET
- the LOC124661708 gene encoding 60S ribosomal protein L11-1-like; translated protein: MDAELLELQRQLEAAQSARSSVRLSERNVVELVQKLQERGLIDFELLHTVSGKEYITSVLEQLSGQSPVFSKARYTVRSFGIRRNEKIACYVTIRGEKAMQLLDSGLKVKEYELLRRNFSDTGCFGFGIQEHIDLGMK